Below is a window of Anabas testudineus chromosome 10, fAnaTes1.2, whole genome shotgun sequence DNA.
ATGCCCATTAACTCAGTTATCAAATTTAAAAGCTTTGTTGACTGCAGAGTAAAGATTCGCTCATTCAGTTCCATTTGAATCCTTCATTCCAACTTCAGCTTTGATCACAGTAAAGACGACGGCAGAATAAACTGTGTCCTCATCCCTCTGTAAAAATATATGACAAAGCtgacaaagaaaagctgaatgACACTTTGGATAAAGTTAATCCAACCTTTAAATTCTttacctttttccttttttgaggCCCACAGCTGTTTTGCAGAGTAGTCTTATATtctgaaatagaaaatatgtaGATTACAGTCAATACAGATGCAGTCAAGTGAATATTCTGGTATACTCTGAAAACTGAGTAACTCCTGTTACCGCTGTAATAATCACCATTGTTGTTCTTCATTGCGTGAACGAGGAAGGCTATACCAATCAGGCTTAGAGCCAAAAGGACAAAGAGCTGCAACAATTTCACATTGACtttttttcctaaaaaaaaaaaagtaaatgtgatttattttttacctcCTTTTAAGATACGTTTGCacgtaaaaaaaaataaaatatgaaatactagacatattcttttttttattcgtTTGTTACTGACCTGTAACACATTTCCCAATTAAGATGATTAATATAGTTACCTTCAGTGTCCATTTTTGTTCcatttccaaataaaatctgtccacatgtggccacagcacagtaataagtcCCAGAATCAGAGGAGCTGATGTTTTTGGAgaagctgtaaacacatttctgtggaGAACGAGCCTCAGAACTCTTTTCACATTGATCACCACTGTTTTCCTGAGTGTAAATGAGACTTGGATGAGATGAGTCTgatccagctctgaaccagtacACATTGTGATTTAATGAACATGTCTTGTTGTTGGAGTCAGAGAAGACTGAACACTGGAGAGTCACTGAGTCTCCTGGACGGACTGGATCAGAAACAGAGTCTTGAATGACAGCAGTGATATCTGGTTCTGGTcctagaaaatacaaaaacaaaagtaagcATATTTTACATAGTTTAACAAAATAGGAGTTAAAgcatttgtatatatatttccaACTTTACTGTACTTGGTAATTATTACCTTTAACTCTTAGAAATATTCCTTTTAAAAATCTCATGTCAAGTTGTTCCACTTTTATACAGTAGTAAAGTCCAGTATCACTTAGCTCTGTTTTACTAATTATCAGGACAAAGGTTCCATGCTCTTGTTTTGCTGTAATGCGAGGAGTCTGGTGTTGAGGAGTCTCATTAACACCAGCAAAGTCAAAGGAAAATATTCCTCCCAGGAATTCGGGCAACTTAACACAGACATCACCTATTTCATTTTATCGTGTGCTCAACGTTGATTAATTAGAAAATTTTAGATGTTTATAAACCACATTTCACTGACGTATCCTCAAATTTCGTTAAGTTTAATGAAACCAGCAGCCAATGTATACTCCTTTATAACGTCACCCAACTTCCATTAGACAAAACAAACTATGCTGGCTGATTAGACCCAACGTGTAGGGCATTTCAAGTCAAACCTTTCTACATGTTACGAACCATTCAGTTTTAACAATTGTGGGATTTGTTgcattcaataaataataatttccaaaaaaataaatagctttGTGGCGATGTGGCATATGATTAAATTAATGGTTccccaaaaaataaaagaaagaaatttacAGGTTACAGGGCTAAAGTTGTAGCAAGATCATCAAACGTTGGTAGAGTTTTGATACAAAAAGGAAGAAGACCATTACGCATTCACACTGACTGTGCAGTACATGCACATTCAAAGTCTTCACTTTCAAACGATGCACGGAAACTTCAGCACCGCTGTGGTTAGGTGGTTTCAATATAACGTGAATACAAAGGGCCTTTTTTTCCAGTGTGAATCTCAGGACACTGAGCTTGAgctactgttttattttataaaacaaataaagtatcAAAATTGCTTAgtcattatattttttacttttctgcactttgacatgtttcattaaaaatatcCTGTAAAAAGTGAGTCCACATATCATTTGTACAAGACGGTTATTTATATTCTTCTATGGGTTATATGAGAAAGTACAGAAACAACGCATATGGTCAAATAAATTGGAAGACTTTGTTTGATTTGCAGTTGCTGTGAGAGTGGAGAAGTGCAAATCATTCCACTTCAAAATGGCTGCTGTAGACAGAAAGTGAAGtataagtatttatttattcattttttacattaccTGCCTCCTCGTTTTTAAACCAGTCTGTCAAACatctaaaactgaaactaagtcaatgttgctgtttgttttccctaTCCATGTATGTAAGGCCATACTTTAGTCAGGTCTACTCTGAGTAAAGTGCCTCAGTATTTGGTCAAAGTGCAGAGAGGTGGCTGAACCACAGCttttgtcagtcagtgtgtttaccaCAGGTTAAGCAGGTTACTGGCTTTCTCAAGAAAGCTGAATCCTTGCGTGTCATGTAAACGAGATGGTTACTGTTATgggggtaggggattagagaaacctgactTCCTGAGATTTCTCCCAAGGAACTCTGATTACTCTGCAATTATAAACACGTAATCGCCTTTCTGCAAGAGagcatgtgcataacaaagccTGCAGACACTCACTACTCTATTACTTTCAGCTGAGATGTGCATCTGCATAAAAGGAGAAATTCCCTGTGGATGTCTAAATAAGTGAATTTTCACCACACATTTGCACAgcagaaagtaaaaataaatattgtgcaATATTATATAATGGGAGGATAAAAATACACTGCTTTGAATTGTTGACACACTGCAGATATATCTCCCTCTGTTAATTTTTGTGTGGGCTTGGTCACATTTCCTCTTGCCCTTGTCTTGACACtctccctgaaacacacaggCCCCTCAACTAAACAGTAAATATTCCCACACACTCTATGAGAAAGCAGGACTGACATTTACAGTCAAATGTTCTCCATTTCTCAGTGTATGCAACGTCCCAGCCATATAACAAAGTCAAAATGCTTTGGTGTCTTTCTAAGAAAGGGACATGTTTCTCTGTCACGTTCCTCGTTGCACTTCCTGGCCTTACAAAAGGACCTAAGCGCGCACCAAAGAGTTTATTATTGTGTCTGACTAGAGCTACCAGTTTGGGCAGATTGATTCGTTTTTTAACCTAATTAAGAGCGATTCAGTGAgattcagtgaaatgtttacgTACTGCCAAAGACCTTTAGAGTAAAAGAGGTCAGAGTAAAGACACGCCTCTATGGAAATATAACATCTCTCATCAAATGAAAATTGATGACAAGTTTTCTAAATATAGAGGCAagttcattttctgcatttcagcCAATCAGGCTGATTTCTAGTTTGCAAACCTTGACCACCTTGTGACTAAACCTGCCATTTGGGTGGAAAGATGTCAGTAGTGCAAGACTAAGGGTGTTGCACCACAATGATCGGAAGACTAACTGCTTTGATTCTTCTTGGTACAGTGTGTAAGTGCTATTCTTAACCAGTGTGAGTACTTCTACCAGTTATTGtttgtactgtgctgtattGTACTATATTATATTACTGAAACCTGTaacttgtttcctttctttagtTGGAGAGGGTCCTCAGCAGATCTCTTTGACTGTGGCAGACGCTGGTGATAATATTACTTTACAATGTCCAGTCACTGACAAGGAAAGCAAATTCTTCTACTGGAATAAGATGAGACTTGGACACATGCCCCAAACTGTTGCAACTGTGACTCTTGGCAAAGTAACAGATAGTGAACAATTCAGAGACTCACATTTCACAATCAGACAAGAGGGGGCTCAGTTTTTTCTTACCATCAGAAATGTCACGAAAGAGGATGAAGcaacatatttttgtcaaaacatGGCAACGTTTTCACAGGCTTTCCTCAATGGCACCTTCCTGGCTGTGAACGGTAAAGTATCTTTTACTATGCACTTGACTATAACCGTGatctttgtatgttttcttaataatttacattatcaAATAATATTGATGTCTTTTCACAGATCATAATCAGCAGAAACATGTCTACGTGAAACAAAGTCCAGAGACTGAGTCAGTCCAGCTGGGAAACACGGTGACTCTTAACTGTTCACTTCTCTccaagaagacagaaaaaagagtccagtgtccagatgaacacagtgtgtactggttcagagctggatcAGAAGGATTTAATCCAGGTCTCAtttacacaaacaggaaaaagagTCATAGACAAGGGCAAAGGAGCTGTTCTTACAGTTTGTCCAAAACTATACAGGACTCTTCTGATTCTGGgacttattactgtgctgtggtCACATGTGGAGAGATCTTGTTTGGTGAAGGAACGAAAGTGGAGACACGTATGTATTTACAGTTTCATTTagccaagtaaaaaaaaaaaatgctcgAAAATACAAAGATTATTAGTATTGTTTTAGTTGATTTAGTATTTACAAGTTTTAAATATATTCTCTTTAGAtatttgaaaagaacaacaTAGACAAAAAGCATATCCACAACAACCacactaatgttttatttttagccttATTTATAACTTTCTGGTTGAGTTTCTAAATCTGTGTTCTCTGT
It encodes the following:
- the LOC113160956 gene encoding signal-regulatory protein beta-2-like — protein: MTRKDSAFLRKPLPEFLGGIFSFDFAGVNETPQHQTPRITAKQEHGTFVLIISKTELSDTGLYYCIKVEQLDMRFLKGIFLRVKGPEPDITAVIQDSVSDPVRPGDSVTLQCSVFSDSNNKTCSLNHNVYWFRAGSDSSHPSLIYTQENSGDQCEKSSEARSPQKCVYSFSKNISSSDSGTYYCAVATCGQILFGNGTKMDTEGKKVNVKLLQLFVLLALSLIGIAFLVHAMKNNNGDYYSEYKTTLQNSCGPQKRKKRDEDTVYSAVVFTVIKAEVGMKDSNGTE
- the LOC113160097 gene encoding uncharacterized protein LOC113160097 isoform X2 encodes the protein MIGRLTALILLGTVFGEGPQQISLTVADAGDNITLQCPVTDKESKFFYWNKMRLGHMPQTVATVTLGKVTDSEQFRDSHFTIRQEGAQFFLTIRNVTKEDEATYFCQNMATFSQAFLNGTFLAVNDHNQQKHVYVKQSPETESVQLGNTVTLNCSLLSKKTEKRVQCPDEHSVYWFRAGSEGFNPGLIYTNRKKSHRQGQRSCSYSLSKTIQDSSDSGTYYCAVVTCGEILFGEGTKVETRNDSDSQPGLIVVVLVLGILLACCVTVIAILILSQSDVCEHCKGMMSALDHLGLDKPAVDQSSHQVVLVNMLLVNSGVTVVY
- the LOC113160097 gene encoding uncharacterized protein LOC113160097 isoform X1 produces the protein MIGRLTALILLGTVFGEGPQQISLTVADAGDNITLQCPVTDKESKFFYWNKMRLGHMPQTVATVTLGKVTDSEQFRDSHFTIRQEGAQFFLTIRNVTKEDEATYFCQNMATFSQAFLNGTFLAVNDHNQQKHVYVKQSPETESVQLGNTVTLNCSLLSKKTEKRVQCPDEHSVYWFRAGSEGFNPGLIYTNRKKSHRQGQRSCSYSLSKTIQDSSDSGTYYCAVVTCGEILFGEGTKVETRNDSDSQPGLIVVVLVLGILLACCVTVIAILILSQSDVCEHCKGMMSALDHLGLDKPAVDQSSHQVVLDGKAKTTNYMTPYFSTRRRMKSRYMQECVYSVVRADNHNQHHPCL